The genomic stretch TGACACGAGGGTACCAATAGTAGAAAGATGGAATATAGACTTAAATAGTTTTGACATGTAAAGATAACACCTATAAATTTTGTGGTAAGGAAAGTAGATCAGATAGAGAGAATTCAAACAGCTAAAGGTAGAAGAAGACCTAGAACAACTATAAGAAAAGTTATTAAGAAAGATCTAGAATTTAACGATTTGGAGAGAAGTATGATCCTGGATAGAACATTATGGCGGAAATTGATCCATATAGCCGGCCCTATTTAATAGGATAAGGCTTAGTTGTTGTTGGTgttgttatttatttatttataacTCTTGAAAACTTTAGTTAGATAAGTAATGAATGTAAATTATGACTCTTTGATCATGTATAAAACAAAATTACAACTTTCCATGTACGGCAAGCCTGCAATGCTTGATCTCGACTCGTTTAAATAATCAAGTATGATTTCAAGCCTGAGCTTGAAAAAAACACTAAACAAACCAAGCACTTAGCAAACCCTACTTGAATAATTCATGAATAATTCAGCTGATTTACACTTCCAAAAAGAATCTACAATCatcagaagaaaaagaagaacGGGTGATGGAGAGAGGGTGTATGACATTGAAAAGAAACACAACGTGAAACTATGGAAGTGGCAGCAAAGGAAAAAGGAACCTTTGAGTATGAATTATGAAAGGGAAGACTCAGCAGAGGTTAAGAGGCTGCCGCAATGTCTGGAGGTTTCCTGAAAACGTGTTGGCACCAGGAAAAGCAAGGGCTTTGCTGGAAAGTGTATCTGTCTCCAGCTGGAGATGTGTGGTGTAAAGGAATAGCACATCAACCTAGTTTGACACACTTTCAATTACAGAGAAAGAACAATTTGGAGACCTAAATTTCCTTCTGATGGGGGGAGTGGACATGAATTGTGAAAAAGGGGCCCAAACCCACATATTCAAATCTAATGGTTTTTAAACCAAGGCAGGCGCTACAACAGTGACTTAACCACTATTCGCCTGCAATTTCTATTGCTGCTCCACATAAATGTAATGTATGGTGTGGTCCAGCACTCCAGCAGCAGGACACAACACTACACTGAATTATATGTATATGGTCCTATTAACTGCTTTGATTTATAGCAAAAAAAAGTTCTCGAACACCATAGACCTAAAGGGAAAGGGTAAGATATTGAATGTATGAATTCCAGAGATCGAATTGACAGAAACATGGAATCACTAGCAACCAGCTTAAATAGTAAATTAACAACAAATTTTGCAATCCTTTCAATTTACCATTGCACAACTAAAGCTAAACTACATCACAAATTGGCAATAAACAAATTGTACATTAAATATAAATGCATTCAACTCTAAGAATACATGAGCATTActgaaaaaaattaaaataaaagagaaaagaaaaatgCTATTAGTTGCAATTTAAAAACTATTCAGTTACACTATCTAAGTAAAGCAAAGATGCCAAAAAAGAACTATTGCCAAAGATAGCAATCCATACCTGTGCCACAAATTCTTGTTCAACACCTGTGCCTGCAGCAGCTTCTTGCTCTGCTGCCACTTTCCATCTGTTAATTTCTTCTTCAGCAGCCGCAATGTCCATCATTAGCCCCTCAATCTGCATTACAATGAGTCCAATTGATTCTTAGAGATGGAAAAGTATTGAAATCAAAGATTGAAATGACTCTCACGTATTACCCACAACCTAGAACTACACAACAAAATCTACACTCTAAAAAAGATAAAAGTCGATAAAACCTTCAGTTAAGGAGCTATATAAACTAAATTAGCAAACATGATTACGCTTACATTTTCATTTGCCACTCTTTCCTTTTCTTCAAGTTCCTCTACCCGGTGCATTCTATGGTCGAGTTCTTTGGCCTGGGCTTCAATGTGCTGCTTAAGTAAACTCAACTCTGCCCTTAATGTAGTTAAGCAATATGCAACGAAAAAAATTATGACGTCAGCACAGCTCGATACTGCTAATATGTAAGTTCTTGAGTGAGGAATGAGTACAATGCTTTCATTTATCTCCAAAGCTAGATACATAGCAAATAACTATGCATTTGATTCAAATGTCAAGTACCTTAATTCATTTACAGTATGCTGCAGCTCAATTATCTCAAGCTGAGATGCCTTAACAACATTCTCCAGAGCACCAGCCTGCATAACGGATGCATAAAAAACTCAACAAGGTATCTTCAAGACGCAAACTTAGACGAGAACAACAAGTTTCATTGAAAACCAGAAagagaaatatttttttttaccAAAGAGTATATttcatcctcttcttcttttTCCGCTTGGTTTGACCTGTCATTTGACACTGTAAACTTTCCATCTCCAAGAAGCTTACTAAATTTGAAATCTATCCCAACTTCCCTCAACCCATTTTCTGCGGCTAAAAACAGCTCACTTTTCTTAGAAGACGGATCGGATGTCATCCTCTTTGACAAAGCACTCCTAAGCAAAGAACCAATTTGATCCTTTTCCTTAACTAACCTATTCACAGTCTCATCTAAACTCTTGATCTCACTGTTCTTCTCCTCAACCACATCCCTAACTTTTTGAACAACAATCCTAGTCAACTCATGTATGGATTCCATTCCAGCTAAAGATGCACGTATATTCTCTCCAATCTCTGTTTCTTGCGGTACAAACAAAGATTCAGACAGTTCCGAATTACCAGCATCATCAATGATCTTAAAAACACTGCAAATCTGGTTGTGAATCTTGGACACAAAGCTCAACTGATCAATCAATAAAGGCCTCAATGATTCTATACTGGATTCTAAATTACTCAACTTGTCTTCATACTCACTAACAAGCTCCTTCAACTGCAAACCCTCACTCTCTTCCTTTCTTAAACTCTCAGAAACCTCATCCAACTTCTCATCCCTAACAGCCAAATCCCTCTCCAAATCCTCCACAAGAGAGGTTTTCTTTGCAACCTCATCCCTCAAGTCACTGATGGTTGCTTCCAACTGAGAAACCTCAATCGCAATCTCGTAATTCCTCTGCTCTACCTGTTCCCTAGCTTGGTCCCTAGACTTAACACTTGCATCATTCTGTTTCAACAACTCTTCAACAATCTCATTCGCCCTCTTTATAACACCATAAGTCACCGCCGCCATGCCAGTATATTTCTGCGACCGCGGCAACGCAGTTCCACTTCCGCCAAAACCGTTCACTTTGGCGGAAATCTTCTCAATTCCAGTAACCATCATATGACTGGATTTCTCAATCTCCGATCGCAACGATTGACGCTCCATCGCAGACTCTTCTAGCTGCTTCGCCGCATCCTCCTTCTCCCGAACAGCCTCATCCCGCAGCCGGCCAAACTCATCCCGTTTCCGTATAGCCTCTTGAGCCAGCACCTTCAATCGGTTGAAAGAAGTCTGCAACTCCGACTTCGCTTTCTCCGCGGCGAGTCGCGCCTGCTTTTCCCGATCAAGCTCAGCGAGAATCTCGCGGAGTCTTTCAACGGACACGTCATCAGAGGATGGAGAATTATTTGTAATCGGAATCGGATCACCGCCGTCGTCCTCGACGTCGCTGAGCACCGCATCGGCATCTACGTCGCCGGCGCCAGCCATTTAATTGAACAGCATGCAATATTTGATAAACCCTAAAATTTGTAGCGAATcaagaaattgagatgaatatGAATTGGGAAGTAATCGAATGTAATTGTTAGGTGAATGAAGAAAAAACGCACCAACCAGTCTCTCAATAATTTGGGATTGAGAAATTCTcaattttaattttttgttttCCAATTCGGGAAATTAAAAGCAGTGGCGTCACGGTGGTAAtgttaaaataaaatagaatagTTAAAGTAAAAAATatagagaagatgaaaaagaaggtGTGTTTTGGGGCGA from Lathyrus oleraceus cultivar Zhongwan6 chromosome 7, CAAS_Psat_ZW6_1.0, whole genome shotgun sequence encodes the following:
- the LOC127100337 gene encoding uncharacterized protein LOC127100337 — its product is MAGAGDVDADAVLSDVEDDGGDPIPITNNSPSSDDVSVERLREILAELDREKQARLAAEKAKSELQTSFNRLKVLAQEAIRKRDEFGRLRDEAVREKEDAAKQLEESAMERQSLRSEIEKSSHMMVTGIEKISAKVNGFGGSGTALPRSQKYTGMAAVTYGVIKRANEIVEELLKQNDASVKSRDQAREQVEQRNYEIAIEVSQLEATISDLRDEVAKKTSLVEDLERDLAVRDEKLDEVSESLRKEESEGLQLKELVSEYEDKLSNLESSIESLRPLLIDQLSFVSKIHNQICSVFKIIDDAGNSELSESLFVPQETEIGENIRASLAGMESIHELTRIVVQKVRDVVEEKNSEIKSLDETVNRLVKEKDQIGSLLRSALSKRMTSDPSSKKSELFLAAENGLREVGIDFKFSKLLGDGKFTVSNDRSNQAEKEEEDEIYSLAGALENVVKASQLEIIELQHTVNELRAELSLLKQHIEAQAKELDHRMHRVEELEEKERVANENIEGLMMDIAAAEEEINRWKVAAEQEAAAGTGVEQEFVAQLSTLKQELEEAKQSMLESEKKLKFKEETAAAAMAARDAAEKSLKLADLRSSRLRDRVEELTHQLEEFENREDSRGRNRPRYVCWPWQWLGMDFVGIQQRSDTQQQTASNEMELSEPLL